GGCCCTGGCCGTCGCCACGGTCAACGCGGTCAGCCACGGCCGGGCGCTGACCGGGGTGGCGTTCTCCGCGGCCAGCATGCTGTACCTGCTGGCGCCGATCGCCATCGTCCGGGACCTGGCCCGCCGGGAACGGGTCGACGGGCAGACCATGCTCGGGGCGCTCGCGGCGTACCTGCTGATCGGGATGGCGTTCGGCTTCGCCTACCAGTGCGTCGCGGCGTTCCAGCCCGGCCCGCTCTTCGGCGAGCAGGGCGACGCGACGCTCGCCGACGCGCTGTTCTTCAGCTTCGTCACGGTGACCACCACCGGGTACGGCAACCTCGTCCCGGCCTCGAACCCGGGCCAGACGATCGCCGTGCTGGAGGCCCTGATCGGCCAGCTCTTCCTGGTCACCGCGGTGGCCAAGGTGGTGGAGAACTGGCGGCCCCGCAACTGGAAACGGGACTCATCCACCGGGGATGACGCGACCGAACGGGAGGTCCGGTGACGATATCGACATCCATCTTTGTCCTGGTCCTGCTCCTGGCCCTCGCCGCCGGCCGCGAACGGCGCAGACGGCGGGCCTTCGCCGAGGACGGGCCGACCTTCGAATGCCGGGTGCGGGCCGTCGGCAGGTCCCCGGCGCCCTGGCGGCGGTTGCGCCGGCGCTGGTCCCGCTGGATGTGGGCGCGCTGGTCCGGCGAGGTGCTGGTGATCCGGCGCGGGCCGGTGCTCGACCGGCGGGTCCGGCTCGCCGCCCAGGTCACCCCCAAAGGCGTCTACGTACTGCCGCTCCGCGAGGGGCCCCGGTGCGGGCGCGATCCGATAGCGGTGCGGCTGCGGACGGCCGACGGCGCGGTGATCGAGGTGGCCGCGCACGCGGCGGCCCGCACCGAGCTGGTCGGGATGTACGTGGCCGCGGCGTTCAGCGACCTCCCTCGGGCGCCGCTCCGGCGCCCCGAGAACCTGAACTGAAGGGAAACGACATGTCAGACGTGCGGGATCAGGAAGCCGACTACCTTCCGCCCTCGGCGGGACGCGAACCCACGGCATGGGTCGGCATGGTGGTCTTCGCCGGCGTCATGCTGTTGCTGATGGGCGGCTTCCAGGCGATCGAGGGCCTGGTCGCCATCTTCAAGGACGAGTACTACGTCGCCACCAACTCGGGCCTGGTGCTCACCTTCGACTACACCGTCTGGGGCTGGACCCATCTGCTGCTCGGCGTGGTAGCGGTGCTGACCGGCATCGGGGTGTTCCTCGGGCAGATGTGGGCCCGCGTGGTCGGCATCATCGTCGCCGGGGTGAGCGCTCTGGCGAACCTGATGTTCCTGCCGGCGTACCCGGTCTGGTGCACCATCATGATCGCCACCGATGTGCTGATCATCTACGCCCTGTCGGTGCACGGCCGTGAGGTCCGGTACCGCTGATCACGGTGGGCCCGGCCGCCGGCCGGGCCCCCTTTCCGGTGTCCTTTCTGGTGTGCCCGGCCGCCGTGCCGGTCGGGTGTCCTTTCTGGTGTGCCCGGCCGCCGTGCCGGTCGGGTGCCCTTTCTGGTGTGCCCGGCCGCCGTGCCGGTCGGGTGTCCTTTCTGGTGTGCCCGGCCGCCGTGCCGGTCGGGTGCCCTTCCTGGTGTGCCCGGCCGCCGTGCCGGTCGGGTGCCCTTTCTGGTGTGCTCGGTCGCATCGGCCGGGCCCCGTTCCGCCTTGAGGGGGCATGAATGGGACGAAAAGCGGGATGGCTGGCCCTGATCGCCGGGGTGCTGGCCCTGGTGCTGGGAATCGTCGCGTTCGCCTGGCCGTCGGCCACGCTGAAGGTGGTTGGCTTCCTGTTCGGACTGAATCTGCTGATCGTGGGCGTGATCCGGGTGCTGCAGTTCGTGTTCACCCCGGACGCGCCGGTCGCCGGCCGAGTGCTCGGCGTCATCTTCGGGGTGCTGGTCGGCCTGCTCGGCATCCTGTGCATGCGCAACCTGGCCGGCTCGGTGACGTTGCTGCTGGTCATCGTGGCACTGGGCTGGTTGCTGGAGGGCCTCGCGGAGATCTTCACCAGCATCGGCCACCGGGAGTCCGGTGCCGGCTGGCGAATCGGGCTCGGCGTCTTCGCGGTGCTGGCGGCGATCGCGGTGCTGGTCTGGCCGGGGCTGGGGCTGGCGACGTTCGTCTTCATCGGGGCGACGACGCTGTGCTTCGTCGGCATCGGCGGGATCATCGCGGGCATCGCCGGGCTGCGCTCCCGCGATCCGGTGACGGCATAGATCCTTCACCCCGGGTCCGCCGGGGGCTGCGGGTCGCCCGTTCCCGGGTGGCCCGTTCCCGCATGGCCCGTTCCCGTGTGGCCCACTCGGGTCGCCTGCTCCCGGGTGGCCCGTTCCTGGGTAGCTTGCTCCGGGATCGTCCGCTCCTGGGGCCTGCTCCCGAGCCTCCTCCCGGTTTGCCTGCTCCCGTCACCGGGCTGAGGCCAGCGGTCTGGCCGCTGGGCGCCCAAGCGATCGTCACCGTCTTCACTCTCCACAGCTGGTCCCCGAACCCTCGTCGTCCCCACCCTCGTCCCGCTCTCGTGGCTGGTGCTCACGGTGGTATCCCGAGCTCGGAGACCACCGTGACGGCCAGCCGGTCTGGGGTGGCTGGTGCTGGTGGTGGTGTCCCGGGCTCGGATGCCACCGTGACGGCCAGCCGGTCTGGGGTGGCTGGTGCTGGTGGTGGTGTCCCGGGCTCGGATACCACCGTGACGGCCAGCCGGTCTGGGGTGGCTGGTGCTGGTGGTGGTGTCCCGGGCTCGGATGCCACCGTGACGGCCAGCTGGTCTGGGGTGGCTGGTGCTGGTGGTGGTGTCCCGGGCTCGGATGCCACCGTGACGGCCAGCCGGTCTGGGGTGGCTGGTGCTGGTGGTGGTGTCAGCGCTCGAGAGGCCACCGTGGCGGCCAGCTGGGGGTGATCTTGACCTGCTTGGGTTCGGGCGTTGCCGGGCGTACCGGGAAAAGCGGATCGCGGCCTGGAGCGGATCGCGGACCGCGACCGGATGGGCACCCGCTCTGACCGCTTCAACGGCGGCGCGGGCCGGCGGCCGAGACCGCGACCAGCTGTGCTCCCGGCGTGGGAACCTGCCCCGACCGGTACACACCGCAACCTACCTGGGGTGACGAGCAGCGGGCGCCTGCTGACGGCGACGTGGTGCTCGACGATTTTCCGCAGGAAGAAACGCACACTCTCGTGTTGTCCACAGTCCACTCGCCGCACGCTAGAAAAATCGGCCACACTGTTCGAGGAAGGTCCCCCCTGGGTGGGCGGGCTGTGAGCGCGGCGGGCGGCTGTGGGCTGCGGCGCGGCGGGCGGCTGCGGGCTGCGAGCGGCAGTGGCGACCTGCGGGTGGTGGGCTGCGAGCCGACGTGCAGAGGCGGCTGGCACGCTGCGGACGGCAGACTACGAGCTGTGACCCGCCGGACTACCGGCGGCGTGCGGTGAGCCGGCGTGCGGAGTGCGGCCGTGCCGCAGGTGGCGCGCGGTGAGCGGCCGTGCCGCAGGTGGCGCGCGGTGAGCGGCCATGCTGCAAGGGGCGTGCTGTGAGCGGCCGCGCTGTAAGGGGCGTGCTGTCAGCGGACCAGCTGCAGGTAGCGTGCGCTGAGCGGGTGACCTGCAGCCGGAGCGCTCTGAACTGACGTCCCTATACCCAGGTGTGCTCCGCGCGGTGGGCCGTGAGCGCCCCTGCCACCGACGGCGGACCGCGGACAGCGGACTGCGAGCGCCGGCGCCGTGGACGTACCGGCAAGGGGCTGACCCCGGAACGCAGCCGACCGTGAGTGAGCCGGCGGTCCGGACCCGGAAGGGCCCGGCGCCTTCCTCCAGCCGCCGGGCCCGGTCCCACTACGCGCTATCTCGTGTACCGCTGCAGGAACAGCGCCTCGGCAAGCGCCAGCTTGGCGATCTCGGTCGGGTCGACGCTCTCGTTGGGGGCGTGGATGAGGGCGAGCGGCTCCTCCACGCCCATCAGCGCGATCTCCGCGTCCGGATAGGTGTCGGCGAAGACATTCGACAGTGGGATCGAGCCGCCCTGTCCGAGAGTGGTCATCTCCCTCCCGTACGCCTCCCGCATCGCCCCGGCCAGCGCCCGATACGCAGGTCCGCCGGTGCGTGCCTCGAACGGCTGCCCGAGCGCCTCCTTCGCCACCTCCACCCGGACCCCCCACGGGGCCGCCGCGTGCAGGTGGGCGATCAGCGCGTCCTGGGCCTTGACCGCGTCCATGCCCGGCGGTACCCGCAGGTTGAGCCGGGCCCGGGCGTGCGGCTGGATGGCAGCTGCCGAGCCGATCACCGGTGGGCAGTCCAGGCCGAGCACGGTGACCGCCGGCCGGGCCCAGATCATGTCCGAGACCGATCCGTCGCCGAGCAGGCCGACGCCGTCCAGCAGTCCGGCATCCGTCCGGAACTGCTCGGTCGGGTACGGCTCCCCGGTCCACGTCTGGTCGTGTGCCAGCCCGGCGATGGTGGTGTTGCCGTTCCGGTCGCGCAGCGTGGACAGGATTTGGATGAGCGCCGCGAGCGCGTCCGGGGCGGCCCCGCCGAACATGCCGGAGTGCAGTTCCCCGGCCAGCGCCGAGACGCTGACCACCACGTTGACCAGGCCGCGCAGTGTCACCGTGGTGGCCGGCCGGCCGACCGCCGCGTTGCCGGTGTCGCAGACCAGGATGGCGTCGGCGCGCAGCAACTCCGGATTGCGGACGACGAAGTCCTCCAGGCCACCGGTGCCCTGCTCCTCGGAACCTTCGACGATCAGTTTGAGGTTCACCGGTACGCCGGAGGCGCCGAGTGCCCGCAGCGCGGTCAGGTGCATGACGATGTTGCCCTTGCAGTCGGCGGCGCCCCGGCCGTACCAGCGCCCGTTCGACTCGGTGAGCTGGAACGGCGGGGTCCGCCAGGCGTCGTCGTTCAGCGGCGGCTGCACGTCGTAGTGCGCGTAGAGCAGGACGGTCGGGGCGTCCGGGCGGCTGCCCGGCCGGTATCCGTAGACCGCCTTGCTGCCGTCGATGGTCTCGTGCAGGCCCAGGTCGGTGAAGCCGGCCTCGGCGAACCGGTCCACCACCCAGGCCGCCGCGCGTTCGCACTCCGCCGGCGGGAACTGCCGGGGGTCGGCGACCGAACGGATCGCCACCAGTTCGGCCAGGTCGGCCCGGGCCTGTGGCATCAGGGCGTCGATCTGTTCGCGCAGGTCCATGTCAGGCGTCCTTGAGATCGGCGATGACGTCCTGGAAGGCGTCGGTGTACTGCGGGCAGTACACCTTGATGATCAGCAGCTGGCCCTGCAGGAGCTTGTTGTCCACCAGCACCGGCCGCTGTCCGGGACCGGCCGCGCCGTTGGTGAGCATCCCGTAGAGGGTGCTGCGGCGCAGGGCGTCGTCCGGGTCGGAGCAGATGGCGCCGCCGTCGTCGCCGAGCACCCGGGCGAGCTGCTCGGTGGACGGCACCCGCAGCCCGGCCGCCTGCAGTTCGGTCTGCAGCTGCTGGGCCTTGGCGGTGGCCCGCTCGGTCTCCTTCTTGCCGTGGTACCGGACCAGGCCCACCCCGGCGAGCAGCACGAAGACGATCCCGCTGACGAGATAGATCAGGAACCGCTTCTCGCTCATGCCGGTACCTCCTCCTCCGCGGTGACGGTCTTCCAGGACGGTTTGCGCGATCGGTAGAACAGGTAGGGCACCAGCAGGCCGAGTCCGAGCGCGCCGCCCGCGACGATTGCCAGGTAGGCCCAGACGCTGCCGCCGCCGAACTGTGAGGACGGGACGAAGCCGATCAGCAGGGCGGCGAGGGAGGCGGCGAAACCGACACCGCACAGCGCGGTCAGCATCGGCGCCCGGTAGCCGCGCGGGTGGTCGGGCTGGTTGCGGCGCAGGCGTACGGCGGCCACGAACATCAGCAGGTACATGATCAGGTAGACCTGCGTGGTGATCACCGAGAAGATCCAGTAGACGCTCGACACGTCCGGGATGAACGCGTAGGCCAGTGCGATCACCGTGGTGACCGCACCCTGGACCACCAGGATGTTCTGCTGCACGCCGTGCTTGTTGAGCTTCTGCAGGTACGGCGGCAGGTACCCCTCGGTGCGCGAGATCAGCAGCAGGCCGCGGGACGGGCCGGCCAGCCAGGTGAGCATGCCGCCCAGCGACGCGGCCACCAGCATGACCCCGAGGATCGGGGTGAGCCACTGCGAGTCGAACGCGGCGAACACCGCGTCGAACGCCTGCATCACGCCGGCCGTCAGGGACAGCTCGTCGGCCGGCACGACCCAGCTGATCGCCAGCGCCGGCAGGATGAAGATGAGCAGCACCAGGGCCATCGACAGGAACATCGCCCGGGGAAACTCCCGGCCCGGCTTGCGCAGCGAGGAGACGTGCACCGCGTTCATCTCCATGCCCGAGTAGGACAGGAAGTTGTTGACGATCAGCACCAGGCTGGACAGCCCGGCCCAGGCCGGCAGCAGGTTGTCGCTGGTCATCGGGGCGGCCGACTCGTTGCCCTGGCCGAGGAAGGCGATGCCGAGCACCACCAGCAGCACGCCGGGGATCAGCGTGCCGATGATCAGGCCGCCGCTGGCCAGGCCGGCGACGCCCTTGGTGCCGCGTGACGACACCCAGACACCGGCCCAGTAGCAGACCATGATGACGATCGCGGTCCACAGGCCGCTGGACGCCAGGTCCGGGTTGATGACGTAGGCCAGCGTGCTGGCCACGAAGCCGAGCAGGCTCGGGTAGTAGAAGATGGTCATCGCGAACTGGCACCAGACCGCGAGGAAGCCCATCGGTTTCGACAGGCCCTGGCTCACCCAGTTGTAGACGCCGCCGTTCCAGCCGGAGGCCAGTTCCGCCGAGACCAGGGCGGTCGGCAGCAGGAAGACGATGGCCGGCACGAGATAGAGGAAAATGCTGGCGAGGCCGTAGACCGCCATGGTCGGCGCCGGGCGCAGGCTGGCCACCGAGCTGGTGGTCATCAGCGCCAGAGCTACCCAGGAGATGTAGGACACCGCGCGCGTGGACTTCGGCGGTGAAGTCGCTTGGTTTTCCGCCTCAGCGCTCACGCTGACTCCCTTCCGATAGGTGTGATCCCGGCGGAATCATCGGCGTGGC
This window of the Actinoplanes oblitus genome carries:
- a CDS encoding dipeptidase translates to MDLREQIDALMPQARADLAELVAIRSVADPRQFPPAECERAAAWVVDRFAEAGFTDLGLHETIDGSKAVYGYRPGSRPDAPTVLLYAHYDVQPPLNDDAWRTPPFQLTESNGRWYGRGAADCKGNIVMHLTALRALGASGVPVNLKLIVEGSEEQGTGGLEDFVVRNPELLRADAILVCDTGNAAVGRPATTVTLRGLVNVVVSVSALAGELHSGMFGGAAPDALAALIQILSTLRDRNGNTTIAGLAHDQTWTGEPYPTEQFRTDAGLLDGVGLLGDGSVSDMIWARPAVTVLGLDCPPVIGSAAAIQPHARARLNLRVPPGMDAVKAQDALIAHLHAAAPWGVRVEVAKEALGQPFEARTGGPAYRALAGAMREAYGREMTTLGQGGSIPLSNVFADTYPDAEIALMGVEEPLALIHAPNESVDPTEIAKLALAEALFLQRYTR
- a CDS encoding APC family permease, with amino-acid sequence MTTSSVASLRPAPTMAVYGLASIFLYLVPAIVFLLPTALVSAELASGWNGGVYNWVSQGLSKPMGFLAVWCQFAMTIFYYPSLLGFVASTLAYVINPDLASSGLWTAIVIMVCYWAGVWVSSRGTKGVAGLASGGLIIGTLIPGVLLVVLGIAFLGQGNESAAPMTSDNLLPAWAGLSSLVLIVNNFLSYSGMEMNAVHVSSLRKPGREFPRAMFLSMALVLLIFILPALAISWVVPADELSLTAGVMQAFDAVFAAFDSQWLTPILGVMLVAASLGGMLTWLAGPSRGLLLISRTEGYLPPYLQKLNKHGVQQNILVVQGAVTTVIALAYAFIPDVSSVYWIFSVITTQVYLIMYLLMFVAAVRLRRNQPDHPRGYRAPMLTALCGVGFAASLAALLIGFVPSSQFGGGSVWAYLAIVAGGALGLGLLVPYLFYRSRKPSWKTVTAEEEVPA
- a CDS encoding DUF7144 family membrane protein produces the protein MSDVRDQEADYLPPSAGREPTAWVGMVVFAGVMLLLMGGFQAIEGLVAIFKDEYYVATNSGLVLTFDYTVWGWTHLLLGVVAVLTGIGVFLGQMWARVVGIIVAGVSALANLMFLPAYPVWCTIMIATDVLIIYALSVHGREVRYR
- a CDS encoding potassium channel family protein, encoding MNPRFGYGVVLLLIVGTYVLALFAERRWLVTVLLAVQSATAWQSLRVARAHRGLRMTGAVVFLLALAVATVNAVSHGRALTGVAFSAASMLYLLAPIAIVRDLARRERVDGQTMLGALAAYLLIGMAFGFAYQCVAAFQPGPLFGEQGDATLADALFFSFVTVTTTGYGNLVPASNPGQTIAVLEALIGQLFLVTAVAKVVENWRPRNWKRDSSTGDDATEREVR
- a CDS encoding HdeD family acid-resistance protein; amino-acid sequence: MGRKAGWLALIAGVLALVLGIVAFAWPSATLKVVGFLFGLNLLIVGVIRVLQFVFTPDAPVAGRVLGVIFGVLVGLLGILCMRNLAGSVTLLLVIVALGWLLEGLAEIFTSIGHRESGAGWRIGLGVFAVLAAIAVLVWPGLGLATFVFIGATTLCFVGIGGIIAGIAGLRSRDPVTA